The Anas acuta chromosome 7, bAnaAcu1.1, whole genome shotgun sequence DNA window ACAAAAGATGTGCAGGAGTTTTGGAGGTGGCCTCCTAGGGAGGGTGAGGAGAAGGCTCACGGTGTCTCCCACCACTTCCCTTCACAAATCTCATCCCTGCCAGCACCTATCTGCCGCCCTGCTGCCTCACCCGTGATGAGGTTGTCCACCAAGGTGGTGGGCATGCAGAAGATGCCCACCAGCAGGTCGCTGATGGCCAGGTTGAGGATGAACATGTTGGTGACCGTCCGCATCTGGCGGTTCTTCACCACGATGAAGCACACCAGGATGTTGCCGATCATGCACATGAGGAAGATGAAGGTGTAGGCCAGGATGAACACCGCGGCCACGGGCGAGGAGTGCTGGTAGTAGGCCAAGAAGGTGTAGTTCTCCTTCAGGAGGTGGCTCTCGCTGGCGTTGGCCCAGCTGCCATTGGAAGGCTCTGAGGAAGGGACAGCAGAAAAATGGAGGTGGAAGGGGATGAAGCGAccctttcctgcttttcctgaTTGCCCTGGAAGGTGGGGAGATGCCCTCAGAAATGGGGAATCCCAACCGTGTCACCGCCTCCAGCTCAGGGGGCTGGGCCAGCAGGCGGGCTGGCTCCGCGCTGTGGATGCTCCTCCAAGCTCAGAATGAATTTTTGATGTACAGTTTAAAGAAACCCAGCGGGCATCTTGTTCTCCTggtggtttctttcctttttttaggGCTCACGCAAGGAGAGCAGGGCATGGGGGGAAGCCCATCTCCTGGCACGCTGCAACGCTCAGACCACGCAGCAGATGCAGCGACGTGGTGGTCTCCAGCCCGGTTGGTCCATCAGCATCCCCAGTGTCCGGGAAAGAGGAGCCCGTGCACTCTCCTCCCATACCCAGCATTAATTAATATGTAATTATGATAATTACCTGGGACcagggcagctcctggtggACGGGGGGACATCGTTTTGCGGCTGCAGACCTACCAGGGGGAGCAGGTCCGCGCACCGGCCCCCggcaggggttgggggggatGCTGGGCAGGGGAGGGCTCACCCTGTGCAGACTCAGGCTGCGATTTTAaggcaggaaaagggaaattttgGACCGGGCAGTCACTGAGCCCACAGCAGCATCGCCCGACACCTTGATTAAGCCCGAAACTTTGCCCGACTTTATCTCCCTGAGCTGCGATTTCTTGCAGCAGTGCCGGCTGAGAAACCGGAGGATGCTCCGGGAGGAGGGAGCGGGAGGAAGGGGTGAGAAAAAACCAGCCCCACTGCCCCGAGCTGGATATGGGGACGCTTCCTCCTCTCCGCCGGGGATATCTGGGTGGCGGGGGCTTCCCTGGGTtggtggggaaggaaaaaaaacgcaatcagggaggggaaggaaaccTCTGCCTCGCTACTCACCCCCGCCGGGCTCCGGGTTCCGCAGCGCCTGcatggggccggggggctccagctccagctctcctCCGGCCGGGGGTCTCCAGCGCCGAGCATCGCTCCCGTGCCACCGTCACCGCCGGCTGCGGCTGCGGCAGCGGctgggggggcggaggggggggcaTCCTCCCATCGCCATGGATACCGGGGTACCCACGGGCGGCTCAGCGGGGATGGAGCCGGAGAAGCTTTGCAGATCTTGTCACCTTGGGGgctggggtgtcccccccccaaaaaaaaagccctctccCCAGGCCTCCTGCCACGGGGCGTTAGGGCACGGCGAGTCCGCGGGGGCAAATATTGACCCCCCCTTGATGGGGGCAGCCCAGGTGTGGGTGCCCCCCAGGGAACCCCCAGCCTGGATACATCTCGAGCCCCCCCAGTGCGTGTGCTcctgcagggaggcagggaaagCTGTGTCCCagcgggatggggacagggccaCCTCCTGAAGGTTCTCCTAATGCCCTGTGTGTCCCCCCTGCATCTTTGCAGCCCCCCCGGCGTCCTCCTGGCTCCGCAGACACCAGGGCATGGGAAAACCTCGGGACACCACAGCGCACACGTGCGTGTCCATCACGGGGCTCCGTGGAGGCCcttccccatgtccccagccccacggggaCATGCCACCACATCCAGGGTGCCAAACACAGCGCCAGGACCCGCGGGCACCTGCGGGGTGGTTTTATGGAGGAGGTAACTCATCGATTCAGCGAGCAAAGTGCGTGCAAATCACGTTTAATCGGGCGGTGTCAGCAGGTGGAGGCCGCGGGgaggtcctgctgcagcaggcaggacgTGTCAGGCTTCGGGGACGTCGCCCTCgggtgacagcagcagctcgAAGGGGACGAGGGGCCGGACGAGCAGGCGCATGTCGGGGCACACGGGGTTGTCACGCAGGTTGAGGCTCCGCAGGGAGGCCATGGAGGCCAGAACCTCCACCGGGACCTCTGCGGGAGGGAGGAAATTGGGGACAGAATGTCAGGGGGGATTCCTGGAGAAAGGGCTGGCGTttttaccccccaaaaaaacagagcaaggggtgctggggagctgcagcgcCCGTGTTTACagcctctcccccctcctcttcctgcttTTCCGAGTGGAACGGCTGGAGAAGGAGAATACGGGCATTAAAACgcagcaaggggaaaaaaaaaaaaaaaaaaaagcaagaagcttCTAATTAAAGCCAACAGTAATTTTCCTCAGATCAGAATATGATAACAACGGTGAAATAAAACCAGCTAGCTCAGATCAAAGGCTGCTGGGGAATCGGCGAGGGAAGGGATGACAGCTCCGACTAGGTGCACGCCTCTGCGTGGTGGCATCACCCTCGAGGGAGAACAACACAGCTCCAGAAGCCCCTCGGATGAGCAGGGAAGGAGTTAAAAGCCCTGGCACTAATCTACGCGTGGTTACACTGCAGCTTGAGAGCTCCTTGAGATGAAAAGGGCAGCTGGTGGCACTCACAGCCTGGATTCGGAGCGCAGGGGCTCCAGGCAGGCATTAATTGAGCTGCTTGTCCTCCTGTCTCCCTGGAGAACATCACCCACGGCCTCTGCGTGCCCAGCAGGTGACTCAGGAGCCTCCAGACACCGTCAGCCCGGCTCACAGCCTggtggcagccccagcagaagACACGCAGGACCAGGAACCACACGTGGTTGGGATGCTGAGGGCACCAGCACCAAAACCCAAACCTTCTGCAACCCTCCTGCTGCTAAACTAAATGGAGGAGCCCAGGAGGAGGTCGAGGAGGAGCTGCACAGGCACCTCCTTCACGCCCGGCTTCCACCTCCATCCTCTCCCCGTCTCACCTGCGATCTCGTTCCCTTCCAGGTCGATGCTCTCCAGGGCAGGGGCGGCCGCCAGGGGCTCGGGGAAGCGCCGAAACTTGTTGCGGGCGAGGTTGATGGCCCGCAGGTGCAGCAGGGACCCCAGCTCCTCGGGCAGCCGGTGCAGGAGGTTGCCCTCCAGGTTGAgctctggaggagaaaaaaggcgGAGAATTTGGGGGAGAAAAGCGCAGATTGCCCACTTTTTGCCACAAAGCTCCTCCGGGGGACCACAAACACCGGGAGGAGTGTGTTGTGGGGTGATGTTCCTTGGGCTGTGGGGGCAGCCCCTCACCTCGCAGCTGGCTGAAGGTGGTGGCGAAGCGGCCGGCGAGGGCCCTGAGCTCGTTGTTGGCCAGCGAGATGCGGTGGATGCCCTCGGCGACGCTCCTCATGGCTTTGTAGATGCCGGCGGGGAAGGCCACCAGCTTGCAGTCGGCCAGGTCTACCCCGGGGAGAGCCGAGTGACGGCCGGGGGCAGGTGCAGGCCGGCGGCTGCCAAACACCACGTTCGTCCTCCAAAAAAACCCTCATTGCGCAGCCCCACACGGGGACACGCGTTTCCCTCACCCCCTCTTCCCCAGCAGGCCTCTCTGCTGCGGGACGAAGAATTTGGGGAGAGGGCTGCGACCCcgtccccttccccagctgcctccGGGCTTTGCGTTTTTGGGGATTTGCACTCGGGGTCCCGGCCTTACCCAGGGCGTCCTCGCGGGCCTCCACCACCTCGTTCACCCTCCTGGCCACCCTGGCCACCGCCTCGCCCATCCGCCGCTGCATAGGGCCGCCGAGCCGGGGATGGCGGGcggctaaaaataaaaaataaggccCGGGACGCCTGCCCCGGGAGCTGGGGGGGCCATGGTGCCAGTGGGAGGGGTGTcctgggtttatttttgctCAGGGGTTGGCAGccggggtgggatggggggggtggAAGCCGTGAGGAGGGGATAAATAATAGGTAAATCCAAtgaataaacacacaaaaatgtacaaataaatatacaaaagtaaaaaaaaaaataaaggaaaatgcaaagaaaaaataaaaaagaaaataaaaataaaaataaaaaatacaggaaaaaggaaaaacattaaaatacacacaaaaaagtaaaagtacgacaacaaaaatacagaaaaaataataaaaaaaaaacacaaaaaggtaaaaagtacacagataaaaaaatgcaaaaatataaacgacaaaaataaaaatggtaagaaagcaaaaatttaaAGCACAAACatagattaaaaatacaaaagatgaTAAAAAGGTATAgggtacaaaaataaaaggtacaaacataaaaaaataggaatacaagaataagaaaaaagtacaagaaatataaagaaaatttttaaaaatagaaaaatgaaagataataAAACGGTAAAAAGtgcaaaagtttaaaaaagacataaaatttcaaaacaataaacatgagaaaagaataaaaaaggttaaaagtccaaaatagaaaatacaagcaaaatataatgaacacacaaaaataataaataagaagtGGTAGAAAgcccaaaaattaaaaaaatgtaaacataaaaaattcaaaaagagaaaaagagaaaagaatgaaaaggttAAAAGttatacaaacataaaaaataaaaataaaaaataaaaataaaaaatacaaaaaaaaatattaaaaaatataaattaaaaaatacaagtaaaaaatacaaataaaaaatacaaataaaataataaaaaatttaaaaatacaaataaaaatgcaaataaaaaaatacaaataaaaatacaaataaaatgcaaataaaaaaatacaaataaaaatacaaataaaaatgcaaataaaagaatacaaataaaataatacaaataaaaatacaaataaaaaaatacaaattaaaaatacaaacataaaaaatacaaattaaaaatacaaattaaaaagtacgaataaaaaaatacaagcataaAAAATCCAAGCATAAAAAATCCCAACATAAACCAAACAAACATAAGAccagaacaattaaaaaactaatcaaaccccccccccccaacccgtGGCGGCCACGTGGCGCCGCCTTCCCTTCCTGAGCCGGGCCCCGAACCCGCGTCCTCGCGGTGTGGGTGCCGGCGCGCTGCCCGCTGCGCCACGTGTGCCGGGCGGGGGCTTGCGGCGGGCCCGCCCCGCGGTGGCGCCGCCCCGGGGACAATAGCGCGGGGCCATGGCGTCCGCCGGCGGCCGCCCGCCCAGCCAGAGCCGCGCCATCCCCACGCGCACCGTGGCCCTCAGCGACGCCACGCAGCTGCCCCCCGACTACTGCACCACCCCCGGCGGCACCCTCTTCTCCACCACGCCGGGAGGTAAGCGTGGCCCGCGGGGCGGGGGAGTtttgcacccccccccccccacccccaacccTCCGGTCCTCGATTtcgagggaaaaaaaagcctaaaatcGGCGGTCACCCACGCGTGACCCGCGCCCCGGGGCCGTCCTGTCCCCTCAGAGAAcgtgggaccccccccacaGCCGTCCCCACAGCGTGGGACCCCCTTACAGTgcatgggaccccccccacgGGGCGTGAAACCCCCCCACGGAacatgggaccccccccacgAAGTGTGGGAACCCCCCCACGGAGCGTGGGACCCCCCCACGCAGTTTGGGGACCCTGTACCCGCAGCGTGGGACCCCCTCCTGGAGCGTGGGACCCCCCTGCAGAGCATGGGACCCCCCCACAAGCGGTGTGGGGACCCCACGGAGCGTGGGAAGCCCCCACGGAGTGTGGGACCCCCCCCACGCGTGGCGTGGGCACCCCCCGTCCCCACGCAGCGGCACCAGCCCCGTTAGGGCTCATTTAGGATTTCGGGGCGATCGCTGCGCCCTGATCCCCAAGCCACCTGGCGCAGGGGATCAATGGGGTTGGCGCCCCAAAATCCCACGAAACTGGGGAGCGCAGGCggtgttttggggaaaaaaaccccaaaacccctttCTCCCCTCGCCGAGGGGGACGTCACCGCTCCACGGAAGCCGCTCGGTGCCCGCCGGGAGGATCGGCCTCCCTCCGGCACCCCTGGGCCTCCGTGGAGGCTTTTGGAGCGTCCTTGGCTCCGCGCCGCGGCGTTGATCCGGCGGCGGGTTATCAGCACTGATAAGAGGGCAGAGAGGCGGCGTGGAGCTGCGTCCTCCCTCCCCGAGCCTCCTCGGGTCTTCTCGAGCCTCCTCGGGGCTTCTCGAGGCTCCGTGGCTCGGGGTGGAGGCCGTGAGGGAGGCTGCGTGTCCTCGTGCCATGGTGGCCGGCCAGCGGCGACTCCTTCTGCAAACAGAAGAGGCTCGGGGTGGGTCCGGGCGGGCCGCCCAAATGCCTCCGAgcggaggagaaggaggaggaggaggaggaggaggaggaggccggtTTGACGAAGGCCGTGTCCCCCCGCCCCAGGTACCCGCATCATCTACGACCGCAAGTTCCTGCTGGACCGCCGCAACTCGCCCATGGCGCAGACGCCGCCGTGCCACCTCCCCGACATCCCCGGCGTCACCagccccggcgccgccgccgccgccgagcccAAGGCGGAGGCCGGCAGCAGCCTGAGCAATCACGACGCGAAGCCGTCGGCGGGTACGGGCAGCGGGGCGAGCGGGGTGGCCCCTCCCGGGCCCCCGGGGGTGTCCCCGCTTTGGGGACCCGCTCACGCCTCTCTCCGTCTCTCTTGCAGGGGACGACGCGCAGTTCGAGATGGACATCTGACCGGGCgccctcctgctctccttcgCCATTTCCCAGATTTTTTCCTCccgtttcatttttttttttttttgtgtgtgtgtttattttttttttttcaccacgTCGCCTTCAGCTCCCGTGCACCTGCCCCCTTCCCAAAACTTGTTTTAAGGAACAGCGCCTGGAAATcgagggttttgttttttttttggttttttagCAGCTGAGCTCCCCCGGAAAATTTCAGCAGCTGTGGTACCCGAGGAGGTACCAGCACCGCCGATGCTGCCCCTCCGGGTGGGGAAAAGTCTTTTGGGGTCCAGGTTTGACCTCGACGGCTCCCGGGCTCCCCGCTTCCACCGGGCAACGCGACGCGGCCGTGCGCTGCGAGCAGCCCTTGGTTTTAcgataaatatttatattttctggtACTGAGCAAAAAAggggagaacaggaaaaaaaaaaaaaaaaagggagaaatctCGCCCTCATGCCGGGGGGGATTTGGGATCGGGGGGGGGATTTTCTTTGCCAGGTACTGGCATCGGGGTGCTGCGTGAGTGGAGATGCGGATAGGCGTGCGGGTGGGTGCTTGTGACACGTgcacagatatatatatgttatatagagagagatatattttttttccttaaaatgacgATCCGAGGGGGTCCCTCGCGTCCTCGGGGCGGCGCGGAGCGGGGAGGGCGATGGCCGTCAGCCGCGCGGTGCCTCGCGGGACCGCTGCTCCCCGAGCCGAAAAAGCGATAATCCAAGGGACATCCTGCCTTTCTACGACTTTCTACGACGTTTCTACCGCTTTCTACCGAGTTTCTACGACTTTCTACCGAGTTACCTTTCTCGTTGTtcttttctgttggtttttttttggcttgtttctTAAACGGGATTCTGGCTGAAGAGCGAGGAGCGCCCGGCCTCTCGGGGCGCCTTCTCCGCTCTTCAGGGTTGTcggtggtttttgttttttctttttggggtTTTCCTGTCTCTTGAAAGAGGTGTTGGGGAGGAGAAGAGCTCTCACCGGTGGTTGCTGTTACAGCGAGGTCAATAAAGATCTTGGTTCTACGACTGCTGCCCGCGGGGATTTTCGGCGCGGGGcggagggctgggggtgccccgcAGCGTCCCGTGCTCACCGAGGGCGTTTTGCCCCGTTTATTCGCGGGGTGGTGAATTGCTCCTCGAAAAAACAGGGCTGGGAACAAAATTCCACGTGCTGGGCACGAAATGCCTGCGCCTAAATCCTCGCACCAGGGCTGAGCCTGGGTGGGGTGGCGGTGGGATGCTCGCGCCACGCCGCGTCCCGGCCTTTACCATTTTCGGGCTGCCTCCGGGCTCCGTTTACATTCCCTGCCCTCCTTCCCGGTGCCACCCGAACGTGTCAAggctccttctctccttcccctcgGCCTGCCGGGCTTCTGTAAATATTTACGTGGCCCCGTGCGAGCGAGGCGGCAGTGCCGGGGCATTTGGGGTCTCCACgggaggctgtgctggtgtCACCCCCACggtcctgcctgtgctgcagggtTATAGGGCCGCGTGTGTGTGCGTGTCCCCAAaggggtgggggctgcagctgggggctgcgaGGTGCCAGGGGGTCCCCAAGGGGCTGCAAGGTGCCAGGGGGTACCCAAGGGGACATGAGGTGCCAGGGGGTCCCCAAGGGGCTGCgaggtgctgggggtccccaaGGGGCTGTTAGGTGCCAGGGGGTCCCCAAGGTGCTTTAAGGTGCCAGGGAGTCCCCAAGGGGCTGCAATATGTGGGGGGGACCCCTAAGGGACTGtagggtgtgtgtgggggggtccccagggggctGCAATGTGTCAGGGGGTCCCCAAGGGGCTGCAAGGTGCTGGGGGTCCCTAGGGGGCTGGAAGGTGCCAGGGGGTCCCCAAGGGGATGCGAGGTGcaggggggtccccagggggctGCAATTTGTCAGGGGGTCCCCAAGGGGCTGGAAGGTGCCAGGGGTCCCAGGGGGGCTGCAATATGTGGGGGGGACCCCTAAGGGACTGTAGGGTGTGGGGAAGGGGGTCCCAAGGATCTGCAATGTACCGGGGTGTCCCCAAAGGTGCTTCAAGGTGCCAGGGGGTCCCCAAGGGGCTGCAAGGTGCAGAGGGATCCCCAAGGGGCTGCAAAGTGCCAGGGGGTCCCCAGGGCGCATCAAGGTCCCAGGGGGTCCCCAAGGGACCCAAGGGaccgtgtgtgtgtgggggggtccccaagaAGCTGCAATGTGCCAGGGGGTCCCCAGGGCGCATCAAGCTACCGGGGTGTCCCCAAAGGGCTGCAAGGTGCGGGGGGCTCCCCAAGGGGCTGCAGCGTCCCGGGGGGTCCCCGGCCACCCCCGCTGGGTCCTTCCCGTCCCCGTGCCCCTTCCCACGGCCCCGCGGGGGGCTCTgcccggcggggggggggggtcccgagggggggtccctgccccgGGGCGGTTCCTGCGCGGGGCTCGGGCGGAGCGCGGCGGTCATTGGAAGCGCTGGGGAGGCTGAAacccgccccccccggccctccccgcccgccgacggacagacggacgggcGGCAGGACGGGCGGACACACGGCCGGCCAGACGGacgggggtggggggcggcCGTGGGGCTGCGCCTCCAGCCCGGGCCCCTCTGCCCCTATTATGGGGCCGGCCCGGAGCAGCCCCCCGAGGAGCTGAGTTGGGGTCGCAGCCAGGTACCGGACCGGggagggggtcgggggggggggaaggctgCGGCACACACGGGGGCGCACACCGTGGGGGATGCTCCAGCCCCCGTTGGGGTGCTTGGGGGGAGGCTCGACCCCATGTAGGGGTGCGTGGGGGGACGCTGGAGCTCCTATGGGGTGCTTGGGGGGATGCTCGAGCCCCTCTGGGGGCGTTTTGGGGATGCTCGACCCCATACGGGGGTGTTTGGGGGAAGCTCGTTCCCCTGTGGGGGTGCTCGGGGGGATGCTTGACCCCAtatgggggtgtttggggggatGCGTGTGTTTGGGGGACACACATCGTTAATTCTGCCCTATAACTGCACTTTGCCCCATCCCCGAGCCCATCTTAGCCATTCCCCTAGGGTTTTGCAGAAAATCCCacccggaccccccccaaaactcCTTCCCCAGGCACCCAGACGCCGTCCGGCTCTGCTGGCGGCACCGGGGTTGGGTTGGGAAGCAAGCCCACCTCCccatccctttttctttctttcgcCCT harbors:
- the LRRC20 gene encoding leucine-rich repeat-containing protein 20 isoform X2, translated to MQRRMGEAVARVARRVNEVVEAREDALELNLEGNLLHRLPEELGSLLHLRAINLARNKFRRFPEPLAAAPALESIDLEGNEIAEVPVEVLASMASLRSLNLRDNPVCPDMRLLVRPLVPFELLLSPEGDVPEA
- the LRRC20 gene encoding leucine-rich repeat-containing protein 20 isoform X1 → MQRRMGEAVARVARRVNEVVEAREDALDLADCKLVAFPAGIYKAMRSVAEGIHRISLANNELRALAGRFATTFSQLRELNLEGNLLHRLPEELGSLLHLRAINLARNKFRRFPEPLAAAPALESIDLEGNEIAEVPVEVLASMASLRSLNLRDNPVCPDMRLLVRPLVPFELLLSPEGDVPEA
- the EIF4EBP2 gene encoding eukaryotic translation initiation factor 4E-binding protein 2, with protein sequence MASAGGRPPSQSRAIPTRTVALSDATQLPPDYCTTPGGTLFSTTPGGTRIIYDRKFLLDRRNSPMAQTPPCHLPDIPGVTSPGAAAAAEPKAEAGSSLSNHDAKPSAGDDAQFEMDI